The Saccharicrinis carchari genome has a window encoding:
- a CDS encoding DUF6920 family protein produces the protein MQYLFSTLLFLHGVIHLLGFIKAFNLVNIQQLSAPISKGAGLIWLLVFVLFVVSGITFLTKHQWWSILAFLAIILSTFLTILAWKDAKFASIPNLIILLVAAFSLSQVVFNQKISNEISQLIGQSGGFETPKVTTEQLAGLPSPVAKWLKVSGVVGKEKIHSVWLSQKAKMKMKPGQENWNSATAEQYITVQKPAFVWKVKLNMSPFIKITGRDKFVDGKGEMQIKIFSLVNIVNEKGVKMDEGTLQRYLGEIVWFPSAALSPFITWEEIDSRWAKATMDYKGTKGSGTFHFNEKGDFIQYSTLRYKGNEPDALRCEWVIDVKEHAVINGVGIPVKMTATWKLDEGDWTWLKLQIEDIKYNLN, from the coding sequence ATGCAATACCTATTTTCAACACTTCTATTCTTACATGGGGTAATACATTTACTAGGTTTTATAAAAGCGTTTAACTTGGTAAATATTCAACAACTTTCAGCTCCTATTTCAAAAGGTGCCGGTTTAATATGGCTATTGGTCTTTGTGTTGTTTGTTGTTTCTGGTATTACCTTTCTCACGAAACACCAATGGTGGAGCATCCTGGCTTTTCTTGCTATTATTCTTTCCACATTTCTGACCATCTTGGCTTGGAAAGACGCAAAGTTTGCAAGCATTCCCAACCTAATCATTCTGCTTGTAGCTGCATTTTCCTTATCTCAGGTGGTTTTCAATCAAAAAATATCGAATGAAATATCGCAGCTTATTGGACAATCAGGTGGTTTTGAAACTCCAAAAGTTACAACAGAACAACTTGCTGGACTGCCATCACCTGTTGCAAAATGGTTAAAGGTTTCGGGCGTTGTGGGCAAAGAAAAAATCCATTCTGTTTGGTTGAGTCAAAAAGCCAAAATGAAAATGAAACCCGGACAGGAAAACTGGAACAGTGCAACAGCAGAACAATACATTACTGTACAAAAACCTGCATTTGTTTGGAAAGTGAAATTGAACATGTCGCCATTTATCAAAATAACAGGTCGCGATAAGTTTGTTGACGGAAAAGGGGAAATGCAAATAAAAATATTTTCGCTCGTAAATATTGTAAACGAAAAAGGAGTGAAAATGGACGAAGGCACATTGCAACGCTATCTGGGCGAAATTGTGTGGTTTCCGTCTGCTGCATTAAGCCCGTTTATTACATGGGAAGAAATAGATTCCCGCTGGGCAAAAGCAACAATGGACTACAAAGGAACAAAGGGTTCGGGGACTTTCCACTTCAACGAAAAAGGTGACTTTATTCAATACAGTACGCTACGTTACAAAGGCAACGAACCGGATGCTTTACGTTGCGAATGGGTTATTGATGTAAAGGAACATGCAGTTATAAATGGCGTGGGAATTCCCGTTAAAATGACCGCTACCTGGAAGCTGGATGAAGGCGACTGGACATGGTTGAAGCTTCAGATTGAAGACATTAAATACAATTTAAATTAA
- a CDS encoding carboxypeptidase-like regulatory domain-containing protein has translation MSTVEQENQIIKKYKSPFSFYLLSLVIPWFLWFIGAYLSHKTPYSSTLEWVTGIIIFAGLLAPVIIALYFMLPDKELRKDFLGRFFNFRSIKREYILLTFFLMLLSILAAQAISLFFGYPVCQFELRGSFTFTSALFPVWFLLIISPMLEELAWHSYGTDSLVSRFNLFNASLIFAIYWAFWHFPLSFIKDYYHSNLVESGTLYSINFVVSLIPFVLIMNWLYYKTNRNILLVIVFHISAGIFNEIFATHPMSKVIQTGLLSLFAYYIITNDKPFFFSKESKSTNRKVNTISALKSIKSGFRVFILGVFLLGTSIGIPAQEITQTISGKVFDDMTNESLPFATIVAKSSDPLIGTVTDTEGNFVLENITVGRQAISISMIGYDTYEIKEIMVGSGQIINLNIGMNQSSTGLDEVVVRVNKSTALNSMATVSSRQFTVEETQRYAGGMDDPARLASSFAGVSNPSISDNGISIRGNNPDGLLWRIEGVEVPNPNHFANLTIAGGGLMSAISNQVMGNSDFFTGAFPAEYGNASSGVFDIKLREGNRNKKQYAFEAGILGVGAMAQGPMAKNSDASYIVNYRNSTMALLAPLLPSDAGVLKYQDLSFKTNFPTKKHGTFTLWGIGILDGIINEAIDSTSWESDFDRDNSKTAMYMYATALSHKISLPGNTFLKTSAAFTGGGLDFSEERLNYDQEAHPQSKAENNTSCITLQSEITKRFNENHSNKSGLRYAHHFYGLDVEESPAEGEMPVQIANQTGHTGFIQVFSQSKINVMPDLVLNAGINSQYLLLNKGFSVEPRVGVKYRINPKHNLGFAYGIHSRMEQLSVYFASVNGSSPNKNLDFTKSSHYVLSYHTKITDDLHLNIEPYYQQLKHVPLAQTGYVSTLNNSNNLFFNDALVSEGKGRNLGIDLTLEKFLSHGYYYMLTASVFDSKYTGADDIERNTRFNRNYVFNLLFGKEWQIRQNNILSANIRANYLGGNRIEPIDMEASMQQRDVVYGETGRNVAFSKKHDDLPVVSLTLSYRKNRTKYSSVWSLQVLNLNGAKEYARDFYNIKTNTLDTQYDDLVIPNISYKIEF, from the coding sequence ATGAGTACGGTAGAGCAAGAAAATCAAATTATCAAGAAATACAAAAGCCCGTTTTCTTTTTATCTTTTATCCTTGGTAATCCCATGGTTCTTGTGGTTTATTGGTGCTTATTTAAGTCATAAAACGCCCTATTCTTCAACCTTAGAATGGGTAACAGGAATAATCATTTTTGCAGGTTTACTTGCCCCGGTAATCATTGCACTTTATTTTATGCTACCCGACAAAGAACTCAGAAAAGATTTCTTAGGTCGTTTTTTCAATTTCAGAAGTATAAAACGTGAATATATTCTGTTGACTTTTTTTCTGATGCTGCTTAGCATTCTGGCAGCTCAGGCTATATCCTTGTTTTTTGGATACCCTGTCTGTCAGTTTGAACTTAGAGGTTCATTTACCTTTACCTCTGCCCTGTTTCCTGTTTGGTTTTTGTTGATTATATCCCCCATGCTTGAGGAGTTGGCATGGCACTCTTACGGGACCGACAGTCTGGTTTCGCGTTTTAACTTGTTTAATGCCTCGCTGATATTTGCCATTTATTGGGCATTCTGGCATTTCCCCTTATCGTTTATTAAAGACTACTACCATAGTAACCTAGTAGAATCGGGCACACTCTATTCCATCAATTTTGTAGTAAGTTTGATTCCCTTTGTTTTAATTATGAACTGGTTGTATTACAAAACGAACAGAAATATTTTACTGGTCATCGTCTTTCATATTTCCGCCGGAATTTTTAATGAGATTTTTGCTACGCATCCGATGAGTAAAGTCATCCAAACGGGTTTGTTATCGCTATTTGCATACTATATTATTACCAATGACAAACCATTCTTTTTCTCAAAAGAGTCAAAATCAACAAACAGAAAAGTCAACACTATTTCAGCTCTTAAGAGTATCAAATCCGGCTTTAGGGTTTTCATTCTTGGTGTTTTTCTGTTAGGAACTTCAATAGGTATACCGGCTCAGGAAATCACACAAACCATTAGCGGGAAAGTATTTGACGATATGACTAATGAGTCGTTACCCTTTGCCACCATTGTTGCAAAAAGTAGTGATCCACTCATTGGAACGGTTACCGATACAGAAGGAAATTTTGTTCTAGAAAATATAACAGTGGGGCGCCAAGCCATATCTATTTCAATGATTGGGTACGACACCTATGAAATTAAAGAGATAATGGTTGGTTCGGGTCAAATTATTAATTTGAATATTGGAATGAACCAAAGCAGTACCGGACTTGATGAAGTAGTAGTTCGCGTGAATAAATCAACAGCCTTAAACAGCATGGCCACCGTAAGCAGCCGTCAGTTTACTGTAGAAGAAACCCAGCGTTATGCCGGAGGAATGGACGATCCTGCACGCTTGGCATCATCGTTTGCCGGGGTATCCAATCCGTCCATCAGCGACAATGGAATTTCTATACGCGGCAATAATCCCGACGGGCTCTTGTGGCGTATCGAAGGTGTTGAAGTACCTAATCCAAACCACTTTGCCAACCTTACCATAGCCGGTGGTGGCTTAATGTCGGCCATCAGTAATCAAGTGATGGGTAATAGCGACTTTTTCACGGGAGCTTTTCCTGCTGAATATGGAAATGCTTCTTCGGGTGTGTTCGATATAAAATTACGTGAAGGGAATCGCAACAAAAAACAATATGCATTCGAAGCCGGAATTTTAGGTGTTGGGGCAATGGCACAAGGGCCTATGGCAAAAAACTCCGATGCTTCCTATATTGTGAATTACCGTAATTCAACGATGGCGCTGCTTGCCCCACTTCTTCCCAGTGATGCCGGTGTGTTGAAATATCAGGATCTTTCGTTCAAAACCAATTTCCCCACAAAAAAGCATGGAACATTTACCCTTTGGGGAATTGGCATCCTTGACGGCATAATCAATGAAGCTATTGATAGCACAAGCTGGGAGTCTGATTTCGACCGCGATAACTCAAAGACTGCCATGTATATGTATGCAACAGCCCTGTCGCATAAGATAAGTTTACCCGGTAATACATTTTTGAAAACTTCGGCCGCCTTTACAGGAGGTGGATTAGATTTTTCAGAAGAACGATTGAATTACGACCAGGAAGCACATCCGCAATCGAAAGCGGAAAACAATACCAGCTGTATCACCCTGCAAAGTGAAATCACCAAACGTTTTAATGAAAATCACAGTAATAAATCCGGGCTTCGTTATGCGCATCACTTTTATGGTCTTGATGTGGAGGAATCTCCGGCTGAAGGAGAAATGCCTGTCCAAATTGCAAATCAAACGGGCCATACCGGATTTATTCAAGTGTTTTCGCAGTCGAAAATTAATGTAATGCCCGACCTAGTGCTAAATGCCGGTATCAATTCGCAATATTTGTTATTGAATAAGGGATTTTCCGTCGAGCCTCGTGTTGGGGTAAAATACCGCATTAATCCGAAACACAACCTTGGCTTTGCTTATGGCATTCACAGTAGAATGGAACAGTTATCAGTTTATTTTGCTTCGGTTAACGGAAGCTCGCCCAATAAGAACCTCGATTTTACAAAATCATCGCATTATGTACTTTCATATCATACAAAAATTACCGATGATCTGCATTTAAACATCGAGCCCTATTATCAGCAACTAAAACATGTTCCGCTGGCTCAAACAGGGTATGTCTCAACGTTGAACAATAGCAACAATCTATTCTTTAACGATGCGCTTGTAAGCGAAGGGAAAGGGCGAAATCTTGGTATTGATCTTACACTTGAAAAGTTCTTGAGCCATGGATATTACTACATGCTAACAGCTTCAGTCTTCGATTCAAAATATACAGGAGCTGATGATATTGAAAGAAATACCCGTTTTAATCGAAATTATGTTTTCAACCTCTTGTTCGGTAAAGAGTGGCAAATTCGACAAAACAATATTCTCAGTGCTAATATAAGGGCGAATTACCTGGGTGGCAACCGTATAGAACCTATTGATATGGAAGCATCGATGCAACAACGGGACGTGGTGTATGGTGAAACCGGCCGAAATGTGGCATTTAGTAAAAAACATGACGATTTACCAGTGGTTTCGTTAACCCTTTCGTATCGGAAAAACAGGACCAAATATTCATCGGTATGGTCTCTTCAAGTATTAAATCTCAACGGTGCCAAAGAATACGCTCGGGATTTTTATAATATAAAAACCAATACGCTCGATACGCAGTATGATGATCTTGTAATTCCTAACATCAGCTATAAAATTGAATTTTAA
- a CDS encoding TonB-dependent receptor — translation MEKTLQILIWMSCVSYCCEAQNPTQTIRGQVLDAETREKLPGAHIVLVENQKSTITDVEGKFSIENIPTGRYSIQLSFIGYQPVVIPEILVSSAKEVVLEIKMEIVPSKLDEVVVKPTVRKDRPVNSMASVSARTFSVEEASRYAGALDDPGRMAGNFAGVTTAGVNVNAIVVRGNSPKGLLWRLEGVDIPVPSHFSGSNVTGGGGLTIFSSQLLANSDFYTGAFPAEFGNASAGVFDMKLRNGNNSKKEYAAQVGVQGVEFAAEGPVKTGYDGSYLFNYRYSTMALIFPLLPETKNTNELPIYQDLSFKLNLPTKNAGTFALWGIGGLSKSTMKGFDDRKKWIYPENRVKMNFHYNMGAAGITHSVRTSPKAFVKSSLAFNANQHTYHKMSRLQESNPPQLFPLYNVDITNRAAILSSIISHAATPRISFKTGFNVKRLNYEMVGDALDYQTNILNSLMDGKGNSWLINAHFQGKYNVSPKTSIIAGANISWLEMNKEMRIEPRLSTTWLAAPKHSFSVGHGFHSQTEPLFVYFVTKTDEQTGQVSYPNQNLNRMRAHHFILAYDWSITDNTHLKIEPYFQFLNKIPVVDGTSYSMINFLSDWTFNKALVNQGKGINKGVDFTFERFLKDGYYLMTTASIYKSEYIGGDYVKQHTRYDGAYVLNVLGGKEWEIRKKNLLGMNMKFTFMGPYWYLPVDEMKTQLAEDIIYDETEGFTDRFSNLESITDLTLNYRINRQNVSSVFKLQVRNLIGQQYQGKRYNLKNNTVENHFFTSLVPFVSYKIEF, via the coding sequence ATGGAAAAAACATTGCAAATATTAATATGGATGAGTTGTGTAAGCTATTGTTGCGAGGCACAAAACCCAACGCAAACCATTCGAGGACAGGTTTTGGATGCAGAAACACGTGAAAAGCTTCCGGGTGCGCATATTGTTTTAGTTGAAAACCAAAAGAGTACAATCACCGACGTAGAGGGGAAGTTTTCTATCGAGAACATCCCTACTGGTCGTTATTCAATACAATTAAGCTTTATCGGATATCAGCCTGTAGTTATCCCGGAAATATTGGTTTCATCGGCAAAAGAAGTGGTATTGGAAATTAAAATGGAGATTGTGCCTTCCAAATTGGATGAAGTTGTTGTAAAACCTACTGTGCGCAAAGACCGCCCCGTTAATAGTATGGCAAGTGTTAGCGCCCGCACTTTTTCGGTGGAGGAAGCCAGTCGTTATGCAGGTGCGCTTGACGACCCCGGACGAATGGCAGGTAATTTTGCAGGCGTTACAACAGCAGGTGTAAATGTGAATGCAATTGTTGTGCGCGGAAATTCTCCCAAAGGATTGTTGTGGAGACTCGAAGGTGTTGATATTCCTGTGCCCAGTCATTTTTCGGGTTCCAATGTTACCGGAGGGGGTGGACTTACCATATTTAGCAGTCAGCTTTTGGCAAACTCTGATTTTTATACCGGAGCATTTCCTGCGGAGTTTGGAAATGCAAGCGCAGGTGTTTTCGACATGAAACTGCGAAACGGAAATAACAGCAAAAAGGAATATGCCGCTCAAGTTGGTGTGCAAGGAGTTGAATTTGCCGCAGAGGGTCCTGTTAAAACCGGATACGATGGTTCTTATCTTTTTAATTACCGCTATTCGACCATGGCCTTAATTTTCCCCCTATTACCCGAAACAAAAAATACTAACGAATTACCCATTTACCAGGATTTATCTTTTAAATTAAATCTGCCGACAAAGAATGCTGGAACATTCGCATTGTGGGGAATTGGCGGTCTTAGTAAAAGTACCATGAAGGGGTTTGACGATAGAAAGAAATGGATTTATCCCGAAAACCGTGTTAAAATGAATTTCCATTATAACATGGGAGCGGCAGGAATTACACACTCCGTAAGGACTTCGCCAAAAGCGTTTGTTAAATCAAGCCTGGCATTTAATGCCAACCAACATACTTACCATAAAATGTCGCGTTTACAAGAATCAAATCCTCCTCAACTATTCCCATTATACAATGTGGACATAACAAACAGGGCTGCCATTTTATCTTCAATAATTTCACATGCAGCCACTCCAAGGATTTCTTTTAAAACAGGTTTTAACGTCAAGCGGCTTAATTATGAGATGGTGGGTGATGCGCTGGATTATCAAACTAATATTTTAAATAGCTTAATGGATGGGAAAGGAAATAGTTGGCTAATCAATGCTCATTTTCAGGGGAAATATAATGTGAGTCCAAAAACATCAATTATAGCTGGAGCAAATATCTCATGGTTAGAAATGAATAAGGAAATGAGGATTGAACCACGATTATCCACAACTTGGCTGGCAGCTCCCAAGCACAGCTTTTCGGTGGGCCACGGGTTTCACAGCCAAACAGAACCGCTTTTTGTCTATTTTGTTACGAAAACTGATGAGCAAACTGGCCAGGTTTCTTACCCAAACCAAAACTTGAACAGAATGAGGGCACATCACTTTATATTGGCTTATGATTGGTCGATAACTGATAATACACACCTTAAAATAGAACCTTATTTTCAATTCCTTAATAAGATTCCGGTAGTTGACGGTACATCCTACTCAATGATAAATTTCTTAAGCGACTGGACATTCAATAAAGCGCTGGTAAATCAAGGTAAAGGAATAAATAAAGGAGTTGACTTCACCTTTGAGCGTTTTCTGAAAGACGGATATTATTTAATGACAACGGCATCAATTTACAAATCAGAATATATCGGTGGCGACTATGTTAAACAGCATACCCGCTACGATGGTGCTTATGTGCTGAATGTGTTAGGTGGAAAGGAATGGGAAATTAGGAAAAAAAATTTATTAGGCATGAATATGAAATTTACTTTTATGGGACCCTATTGGTACCTTCCTGTGGATGAAATGAAAACCCAATTGGCAGAAGATATTATTTATGATGAAACAGAGGGATTTACAGACCGCTTTTCAAATCTGGAAAGTATTACCGATTTAACATTAAATTATCGAATTAACAGGCAAAATGTTTCATCGGTATTTAAACTACAAGTGCGAAATTTAATAGGACAGCAATATCAAGGTAAAAGATACAACCTTAAAAACAATACCGTTGAAAACCACTTTTTTACAAGCTTAGTGCCTTTTGTTAGCTATAAAATTGAGTTTTAA